gggcgtttgtcagtgcgtatgggccaggtagtgagaaaagtgaagaagatcggaatgagttctggaatgatttaactaggtgtgtagaaggactgggtagaaggaattatgtagttgttatgggtgacttaaatgctagagtgggcgctggagaggtagaaggtgtcattggtaagtatggcgtaccaggtgaaaatgagagtggtgagagactggtagacatgtgtgttgaacaagagatggtaataggtgctagcttctttaaaaagaaagataagaataagtatacgtgggtaagagtggcaaatagaagagtagtagaaagggcattaatggattacgtgttggtaactaaaagaatgtttggaagattgaaagacgtgcacgtgtttaggggtatggctaatggtatgtctgatcattttttggtggaaggaaaattagttgtagcaaaagagtgggggaatagagtaggtggatgtaaaagggaggtagtgaggattgaagagctaataaaaccgggggtaaaaagtaaatatcaggaaaggttgaaaatggcatatgatgaggtgagagtaagagaaactggtaatttagaggaggaatggaagttagtaaaagaaaattttgttgggattgcaagtgatgtatgtggcaagaaggttgttggaggcagcatgaggaagggcagtgaatggtggaatgaaggagtgaaggtgaaagtggaagagaaaaagagggcttttgaagaatggctgcagagtaatagtatagagaagtatgaaaaatatagagagaaaaaggtggaagtaaagcgcaaggtacgtgaggcaaagagggcagctgacctgaggtggggtcaaggattgggtcagtcatatgaagagaataagaagaagttttggaaagaagtgaagagagtaaggaaggctggcgcaagaatttaagagacagtgaaagatggaaatggaaggttgttaaaaggagaggaggcaaggaaaaggtgggcggaatattttgaaagtttgctgaatgttgaggataatagggaggcagatataattgctgttccaggtgttgaggtgccagtgatgggaggtgagaatgagagagagataacaatagaggaagtgaggagagcactagatgaaacgagagtaggaaaagcatctggtatggacggtgtgaaagctgagatgttgaaggaagggggtgtgactgtacttgaatggttggtgagattgtttaatttgtgttttgtgttgtcaatggtaccagtagattgggtttgtgcatgtattgtaccactatataagggtaagggagatgtgcatgagtgttgtaattcaagaggtattagtttgttgagtgtagttggaaaagtgtatggtagagtactgattaataggattaaggataaaacagataatgcaatcttggaagtacagggtggttttagaagaggtaggggttgtatgaatcagatttttacagttaggcagatatgcgagaaatttttagcaaaaggtaaggaggtgtatgttgcgtttatggatctggagaaagcatatgatagagttgatagggaagcaatgtgggatgtgatgaggttatatggagttggtggacggttgttgcaagcagtgaaaagtttatacaaaggtagtaaagcatgtgttagaataggaaatgaagtgagtgattggtttccggtgagagtggggctgagacagggatgtgtgatgtcgccgtggttgtttaacttgtatgttgatggagtggtgagagaggtgaatgctcgagtgcttggacgaggattaaaactggtaggtgagaatgaccatgaatgggaggtaaatcagttgttgtttgcggatgatactgtactggtagcagacacagaagagaagcttgaccgactagtgacagaatttggaagggtgtgtgagagaaggaagttgagagttaatgtgggtaagagtaaggttatgagatgtacgagaagggaaggtggtgcaaggttgaatgtcatgttgaatggagagttacttgaggaggtggatcagtttaagtacttggggtctattgttgcagcaaatggtggagtggaagcagatgtacgtcagagagtgaatgaaggttgcaaagtgttgggggcagttaagggagtaataaaaaatagagggttgggcatgaatgtaaagagagttctatatgagaaagtgattgtaccaactgtgatgtatggatcggagtcgtggggaatgaaagtgatggagagacataaattgaatgtgtttgagatgaagtgtctgaggagtatggctggtgtatctcgagtagatagggttaggaacgaagtggtgagggagagaacgggtgtaagaaatgagttagcggctagagtggatatcaatgtgttgaggtggtttggccatgttgagagaatggaaaatggttgtctgctaaagaaggtgatgaatgcaagagttgatgggagaagtacaagaggaaggccaaggtttgggtggatggatggtgtgaagaaagctctgggtgataggaggatagatgtgagagaggcaagagagcgtgctagaaataggaatgaatggcgagcgattgtgacgcagttccagtaggccctgctgcttcctccggggccttagatgaccgcggaggtggcagcagtaggggagtcagcattatgaagcttcatctgtggtggaaatgtgggaggttgggctgtggcaccctagcagtaccagctgaactcggttgggtccctgattaggctgaaggaacatagagagtagaggtcccctttttgttttttttcattgttggtgtcggctaccccccaaaattgggggaagtgccttggtatatagatagatatatatatatatatatatatatataaactccatggTAATCCAAGAAAGTAATCAACAATTTTAACTTCACCCAAAGAAATATTACGGGATCCTGTATAATCATCTGTACCCAAGGTCATAATTTAAACATAATCTGTTTCCAATAATGCTAAATTGTGTTTTTTACTTGAATCCGACTTATCTAAAATCATCAATAAACTGAcgttttcctgtataaatacgatatctttctATATTTAAtctcatgtacatacatacacacatgcatatatatatatatatatatgtatatatatatatatatatatgtgtgtgtgtgtgtgtgtgtgtttatatagaagtgtgtatgtaaatatatatatatatatatatgtgtgtgtgtgtgtgtgtgtgtgtttatatagaagtgtgtatgtaatatatatatatatatatatatatattgagcagaTATGACTGCATACACATGTATTTGAATAAcgtcttttattttattaaatacgtTTTAAAATAGATGCTTTTGACTTAACTATTCCGATTCGGATAGGGATAGATACAAAGTTATCACGACGAAGAAAGTGCTGATCCGAGAACGTGAAATAAAAACAAACTTGGATGAAGAGAGGAGTTAGATGCTCTTAAATCAccagatcaatgaagagaaaatagaTTGGAGCAAAAAGAACTTTGCGTCGAAAAGTTAAGCGTTGAAAGAGATACGAAGTCTGATGTTTTAAAGCTGAAAAGTGAATGAAACTTCTGCGCATGTAAAGAAAATGGAAGGGAAAAGATAGAAGGGAAGTGAGGagacacttatctctctctctctctctctctctctctctctctctctctctctctctttttgattaCTATGACTCATTTTTATAGAACGATAAAATTCCCATCAATGATAGTACCCTTGTAGCATTATATATTAACATCAAAGCAATTACGATTTTCAAGGTGCACGGAATAATTCCCTTTTCCAAGACATTCAGATAATGtggtcaaaaataaataaaatcatgataCAAAGCTTGTCAATATACGCAGCTGACAAAACTCTATATATGGCGTGAAGAGTAACTTCAAGAAAACCATTAAATAGGAATCAATGACTGATATAAAGGTCTTATGCCACTTTATTAAATTTACTATATGCAAGTGAACAGAAATTagaatttacaaaatatttctcAGCAATGCTAATTTTCAAAATTTCTCGTTACAGCATAACGAAAACATTttctgtgatgccaattatcagaattgcttcTTATAGCATAACGAAATATTTCTCTGTGATGCCAATGATCAGCATTGCTTGTTACAGGTTTATAAAATATGCAATGGATATTCTTACCCGTTGCTTTATACTATGTCTAATGACAATATCAACAACAGCGTAGAATTAACGGATTAAtagaattgtgacgggccgagagaggagttgtgaactcaaaggcaggatgcaatcaactgagttttattaaggaacactcttctttatatacaaaacctcaaggcaacaggacatgacctgttcgagagacagacaatgttacagagcaaaacagagacatgatcattcaggttcgttttagtgcaagggaagagcgcagatacaagcataatatatacaaaataattatgtacaattgtgtgccacacggttggtacatggctcccccccccccctaaaaatgacatactgtacatgttaaatagggcgccctgatctagagtggcgaactgtaggcgggtcatctggcagaagataagcaggttttagacgatcagtggagacccagtcttctttgcccgaatgtttagtaggaatgctttcggactgcgtcggatcacaaggaaagggcccgtgtaagggggcgttagtggtggcttgctagtgtcgttgcgcaggaagacgtgtattgcagagtgcaagtccgttggtatgtgatgcttcgctgggggcttgtaagtctggcggcacggagtaaattttcccacgacgtgacgtatgcgctggagatcgtcggaggaggttgtagaaggaaaaaattcggcagggacgaccaacgggtcgctatacaccatttcagctgccgagacgtcaagggcgtctttaggagtggtccttagtcctaggaggacccagggaagctgagtaaaccagttgcaatccttgcagcaggacatcaaagctgctttgagggtgcgatgaaaacgttcaaccattccattggcagcggggttgtaggccgtagtctgatgtagggtgatgcccaggagattcgctaatgacgtccacatttgagaggtgaaagtggttcccctgtcagaagtaatatgctcagggataccgaatcttgaaatccatccagagagtaaggcagatgtacatgaggcggacgttgcagtttccatgggaatggcttcaggccaacgagtggagcggtcgatgacggtaaacagttaacgatgtccttgtgatgtgggtagggggcctacagcgtcgacgtgaatgtgtgcgaaacgacgctgaggttgaggaaaggtgcccactcatgaatccgtatgtcgatgtactttggaagtttggcaagaagtacaggcgcggacccaatccttagcatccttagaaatgccgtgccaaatgaactttgcctttagcagctgtgcagtagaacggcacgagggatgtgaaaggccgtgaatgaaatcaaacacctgtcggcgcatgggagcaggaatccaaggtcacggtctaccagtactgacgtcacagaggagggtggttttggagtcttcgaggagaaaatcttcccaacggttgttgcgagagctgaaaaagctttgctatacgggcggctggtgacggcgagtactgctgcagaaggtatgttttgagggcttcatacgctattggggtgtttccttgttcacaaagccagtcggatatttctgggaaggtgtcctcgggtatcgccgcgagaacataatccgctttggtggttgagcgagtcacgcccctgatacgaaactggatttctgagcgctgaaactaagcaaacgcttctccggtggcaaacggtgaaagtttcaatggggcggcgccaactgctgtagtagagtctgtctccgtcatagtaccaacaatggaggggcaagggaggtgggggcggaaggcagtgggagcgagtcgacttccggggtcactaatgtgatggGCCGatagaggagttgtgaactcaaaggcaggatgcaatcaactgagttttattaaggaacactcttctttatatacaaaacctcaaggcaacaggaaatgacctgttcgagagacagacaatgttacagagcaaaacagataTTTTGCCACCAACAATTTGCCGCCAACATTTTGCTGTCAATTTTGCTGACAACATTTTGCCACTAACAATTCACCGGCAACAATTTACCACCAAGAATTCACCGCCAACATTTCGCCCCCAACAATTCCCCGGCAACATTTTGCCACCAACAATTCGCTGCCAACATTttgccaccaacaattcgccgccaacatttTGTCACCAAAAAAATTTCGCCACTAACAACTTGACGCCAACATTTCGCCAGCAATAATTTGCCGCCAACATTTCGCCAGCAATAATTTGCCGCCAACATTTCGCCAGCAATAATTTGCCGCCAACATTTCGCCACCAACAATTCGTCGCCAATATTTCGCCACCAACAATTCATTTAGCCACCAACAATTCACCGCCAACATTTCTCCACCAACAATTCTCCACCAACATTTCGCccccaacaattcgccgccaatatttcgcCAACCACAATTCACTGCCAACATTTCGCCACCAACAATTCGCTGCCAACATTTCGCTACCAACACTTCGCCGCCAACATTTCGCCAACCATAAttcgccaccaacaattcgccgccaatactTCGCCACCAACAATTGGTAGCCAATATTTCGCCATCAGCAATTCACCACCAACAATTCGTTCCCAATATTTCGCCGCCAACATTTCACCACCAACACTTTGCCGCCAACATTTCACCACCAACACTTCGCCGCCAACATTTCGCCAACCACAATTTGCCGCCAATACTTCGCCATCAACAATTGGCCGCTAATATTTCGCCACCAGTAATTCACCACTCACAATTCACCGCCAACATTTCGCCACTCACAATTCCCCGCCAAGATTTTGCCACTCGCAATTCACCGTCAACATTTCGCTGCCAACATTTCACCACCAACACTTCGCCACCAACATTTCGCCAACCACAATttgccaccaacaattcgccgccaatatttcgcCAGCAACAGTTGGCCGCCAATATTTTGCTACAAACACTTCGCCGCCAACATTTCGCTAACCACAAttcgccaccaacaattcgccaccaATACTTCGCCACCAACGATTGGTAGCCAATATTTCGCCATCAGCAATTCACCACCAACAATTCGTTCCCAATATTTCGCCGCCAACATTTCACCACCAACACTTTGCTGCCAACATTTCACCACCAACACTTCGCCGCCAATATTTCACCACCAACACTTCGCCGCCAACATTTCGCCAACCACAATTTGCCGCCAATACTTCGCCACCAACAATTGGCCGCTAATATTTCGCCACCAGTAATTTACCACCAATATTTCGCCACCAACATTTCTCCACTCACAATTCACCACCAACATTTCGCCACTCACAATTCACCACCAAGATTTTGCCACTCGCAATTCACCGTCAACATTTCGCTGCCAACATTTCACCACCAACACTTCGCTGCCAACATTTCGCCAACCCTAATTCACCACCAACAATTGGCCGCCAATATTTCGCCACCAACAATTCAACGCCAACATTTCGCCACTCACAATTCACCGTCAACATTTTGCCACTCACAATTCACCGCCAATTTTGCCGCCAACATTTCGCCGCCAACATTTCGCCACCAACAATTCACCGCCAACATTTTGCCACCAACACTTTGCCGCCAACATTTCGCCACCAACAATTCACCGCCAATACTTCGCCACCAACAATTGGCCGCCAATATTTCGACACCAGCAATTCACCACCAACAATTCACTGCCAATATTTCGCCACCAACAATTCACCGCCAACTTTTCGCCACTCACAATTCACCGCCAACATTTCGCCACTCACAATTCACCGCCAACATTTCGCCACTCACAATTCATCGCCAAAATTTCGCCACTCACGATTCACCGCTAACATTTTGACACCAACAATTGGCCACCAACATTTCGCCACCAAAAATTTGCCGTCAATACTTCGCCACCAACAATTGGCCCCCAATATTTCGCCACCAGCAAttcaccaccaacaattcgccgccaatatttcacTGCCAACATTTCACCACCAACACTTCACCGCCAACATTTCGCCAACCACAAttcaccaccaacaattcgccgccaatatttcacCACCAACAATTCACTGCCAACATTTCGCCACACACAATTCACCGCCAACATTTCGCCACTCACAATTCACCGCCAAAATTTCGCCACTCACAATTCACCGCCACCATTTCGCCACTCATAATTCATCGCCAACATTTCGCCACTCTCAATTCACCGCTAACATTTCGACACCAACAATTCGCCACCAACATTTCACCACCAAAAATTCCCCGTCAATACTTCGCCACCAACAATTGGCCCCCAATATTTCGCCACCAGCAAttcaccaccaacaattcgccgccaatatttcacTGCCAACATTTCACCACCAACATTTCACCGCCAACATTTCGCCAACCACAATTCatcaccaacaattcgccgccaatatttcacCACCAACAATTCACTGCCAACATTTCGCCACTCACAATTCACCGCCAACATTTCGTCACTCACAATTCACTGCCAACATTTCGCCACTCACAATTCACCGCCAACATTTCGCCACTCACAATTCATCGCCAACATTTCGCCACTCACAATTCACCGCTAACATTTCgacaccaacaattcgccgccaacatttcGCCACAAAAAATTCGCCGTCAATACTTCGCCACCAACAATTGGCTGCCAATATTTCGCCAGCAGCAAttcaccaccaacaattcgccgccaatatttcacTGCCAACATTTCACCACCAACACTTCACCGCCAACATTTCGCCAACCACAATTCACCACCAACAATTCGCTGCTAATATTTCACCACCAACAATTCACCACTAACATTTCGCCACTCacaattcgccgccaacatttcGCCACTCACAATTCACCGCCAAAACATTTCGCCACTCACAATTCACCCAACATTTTGCCATCAACAATTCGCTGATGGTAACAATTCACCACAGGTGACAATTTGCCACCAAATGAGGATTTACaatcaaggataaaaaaaaatcacgagaaagaaaaattatgaaagtcATGAagaaccaaacttttaaaataaattcttACAATTTCATTAAACTTGAAAATTATGTGTTATACCTTGTAAATATTCAATATAACTTCTCTCGTTATCATATTCATAaagaattttcttaattcttttgtccaTATCTTGGTACTTGGCCTGTTAGTTAtgacatttattattaatataagtttGCCGGTGGCGAACTGTCTTTGGCGGCTAATTGTTGGCGGCAAATTGCC
This genomic stretch from Palaemon carinicauda isolate YSFRI2023 chromosome 12, ASM3689809v2, whole genome shotgun sequence harbors:
- the LOC137650844 gene encoding mucin-6-like, which codes for MPLMRNRTSPRWNRTNASPLTKGSSFIDVVCVEESGSVSGIVTSRPQKQERRREGTGHFESPNMRVSHKVITEKRAIHHQQFVPNISPPTFHHQHFAANISPPTLRRQHFANHNLPPILRHQQLAANISPPVIHHSQFTANISPLTIPRQDFATRNSPSTFRCQHFTTNTSPPTFRQPQFATNNSPPIFRQQQLAANILLQTLRRQHFANHNSPPTIRHQYFATNDCNLPPIFRHQHFSTHNSPPTFRHSQFTTKILPLAIHRQHFAANISPPTLRCQHFANPNSPPTIGRQYFATNNSTPTFRHSQFTVNILPLTIHRQFCRQHFAANISPPTIHRQHFATNTLPPTFRHQQFTANTSPPTIGRQYFDTSNSPPTIHCQYFATNNSPPTFRHSQFTANISPLTIHRQHFATHNSSPKFRHSRFTANILTPTIGHQHFATKNLPSILRHQQLAPNISPPAIHHQQFAANISLPTFHHQHFTANISPTTIHHQQFAANISPPTIHCQHFATHNSPPTFRHSQFTAKISPLTIHRHHFATHNSSPTFRHSQFTANISTPTIRHQHFTTKNSPSILRHQQLAPNISPPAIHHQQFAANISLPTFHHQHFTANISPTTIHHQQFAANISPPTIHCQHFATHNSPPTFRHSQFTANISPLTIHRQHFATHNSSPTFRHSQFTANISTPTIRRQHFATKNSPSILRHQQLAANISPAAIHHQQFAANISLPTFHHQHFTANISPTTIHHQQFAANISPPTIHH